One Erysipelothrix amsterdamensis DNA window includes the following coding sequences:
- the htpG gene encoding molecular chaperone HtpG, translated as MARTKQFKAESKRLLDLMINSIYTNKEIFLRELISNASDAEDKLYYKSLQDTSIEINKEDLKIEIELDEENRTLTIHDYGIGMTEKELETYLGTIAKSDSHAFKKALEEGDDAVDVIGQFGVGFYSAFMVSDHVDVISKAYGEEKAYKFSSDGLDGFKIEEAEREKHGSTIICKIKDNTDDEFYERFIDEYTIKNLVKTYSDYIRYPIEMKVEGETEVLNSMIPIWKRSKNDVTEEALNQFYRDKFHDYDDPFKTIQMKVEGNPSFDALLFIPKHVPMDFYSQSFEPGLQLYSRGVFIMDHNKSLIPEEFRFVRGLVDSPDLNLNISREILQHDRQLAAISKRIERKIKSELELMMKNDREAYESFWTNFGLSIKYGIYTSYGSKSDALKDLVLYKSSHSEDLVSFKEYKERMKEDQEEIYYVSGENVTKCAHLPQTEFVVSKGYEVLYFTDEIDEFAIQMLREYEGKAFKSINQGDLDLVDEETKKSIEAKKESHKDLITALKETLKDEVDDVTLSTRLVNHPVCLVSEEGVSFEMEKVLNAIPDQGERVKAKRILEINPEHPLLEALERVHQEKPDELGDFATILYDQACLIEGLPIKDPVTFSKRVADLMVASTK; from the coding sequence ATGGCTCGAACAAAACAATTTAAAGCTGAATCAAAAAGGCTACTAGACTTAATGATTAATTCTATCTATACGAATAAGGAAATTTTCTTAAGAGAATTAATTTCAAATGCGAGTGATGCGGAAGATAAACTTTACTATAAATCTTTACAAGATACTTCAATTGAAATTAATAAAGAAGATTTGAAGATTGAAATAGAATTGGATGAGGAAAACCGTACCCTAACAATTCATGATTACGGTATTGGTATGACCGAGAAAGAATTGGAAACATACCTTGGTACAATTGCGAAAAGTGACTCTCACGCCTTTAAGAAGGCACTTGAAGAAGGTGATGATGCGGTCGATGTGATTGGTCAATTTGGTGTCGGATTTTATTCTGCATTCATGGTCAGTGATCATGTGGATGTAATCTCAAAAGCCTATGGCGAAGAAAAAGCATATAAATTTAGTTCTGATGGTTTAGACGGATTTAAAATTGAAGAAGCAGAACGTGAAAAACATGGTTCTACAATTATTTGTAAGATTAAAGACAATACGGATGATGAATTTTATGAACGTTTTATTGATGAATACACGATTAAGAACTTAGTAAAAACGTATTCTGATTACATCCGTTATCCAATTGAAATGAAAGTTGAAGGCGAGACTGAAGTCTTAAACTCAATGATACCAATTTGGAAACGCTCTAAAAATGATGTGACTGAAGAAGCATTGAATCAATTCTACAGAGATAAATTCCATGATTATGATGATCCATTTAAAACGATTCAAATGAAAGTCGAAGGTAATCCTTCCTTTGATGCGTTATTATTTATCCCTAAACATGTACCAATGGATTTCTACTCTCAATCATTTGAACCGGGACTCCAACTCTACAGTCGTGGCGTATTTATCATGGATCATAATAAGTCCTTAATTCCAGAAGAATTTAGATTTGTACGTGGTCTTGTGGACTCACCGGATTTAAATCTCAATATATCTCGTGAAATTTTACAACATGACCGTCAACTTGCTGCGATTTCAAAACGTATCGAACGGAAGATTAAAAGCGAATTAGAATTGATGATGAAAAATGATCGTGAGGCATATGAATCATTTTGGACTAATTTCGGACTATCCATTAAATACGGAATCTATACTTCATATGGATCGAAGAGTGATGCACTAAAAGATCTTGTTCTCTATAAGAGTTCTCATAGTGAAGATCTTGTATCATTCAAAGAGTATAAGGAACGTATGAAAGAGGATCAAGAAGAAATTTACTATGTCTCAGGCGAAAATGTAACGAAATGTGCTCATTTACCGCAAACGGAATTTGTTGTTTCTAAAGGATATGAAGTACTCTACTTCACTGATGAAATTGATGAATTTGCAATTCAAATGTTAAGAGAGTACGAGGGAAAAGCCTTTAAATCTATTAATCAAGGAGACTTAGATTTAGTTGATGAAGAAACTAAAAAATCAATTGAAGCGAAAAAAGAAAGTCACAAAGATTTAATTACAGCACTAAAAGAAACATTGAAAGATGAAGTTGATGATGTAACCTTGTCTACACGACTTGTAAACCATCCAGTGTGTCTTGTAAGTGAAGAGGGTGTATCCTTTGAGATGGAGAAAGTATTGAATGCAATTCCAGATCAAGGCGAACGTGTGAAAGCAAAACGCATTTTAGAAATTAACCCTGAACACCCATTATTGGAAGCTCTGGAGCGTGTGCATCAAGAGAAACCGGATGAACTCGGTGATTTCGCAACAATTCTATACGATCAAGCATGTCTTATTGAAGGACTACCAATCAAAGACCCTGTAACATTCTCAAAACGTGTTGCGGACTTAATGGTTGCATCCACAAAATAA